A genome region from Euzebyales bacterium includes the following:
- a CDS encoding class I SAM-dependent methyltransferase, with translation MADDEIERWSRWRATVYGLCSRDPRSNRVVVEAAAPGEGDAVVDVGCGVGAAVRRAAAAGADATGVDPSPAMVDIARRRSRGRPGVSFVVGDAADLPLPDDSASIAWTIASFHHWPDRRAGLVEIRRVLRPGGCLLIGERRLRRAGGHGLTPADADSVVDLLRSLGYEDVSIASHRALLSTMQVVSATATGAA, from the coding sequence ATGGCAGACGACGAGATCGAACGGTGGTCCCGCTGGCGGGCCACCGTCTACGGGTTGTGCTCCCGCGATCCCCGCTCGAACAGGGTGGTCGTCGAGGCCGCTGCGCCCGGTGAGGGTGACGCCGTCGTCGACGTCGGCTGTGGCGTCGGCGCCGCGGTGCGGCGTGCCGCAGCGGCAGGGGCCGACGCCACCGGCGTCGATCCGTCGCCCGCCATGGTCGACATCGCACGACGTCGCAGTCGGGGCCGGCCCGGCGTCAGCTTCGTGGTGGGCGATGCGGCGGACCTGCCGCTGCCCGACGACAGCGCCTCGATCGCGTGGACGATCGCCTCGTTCCACCACTGGCCGGATCGCAGGGCGGGCCTGGTCGAGATCCGTCGGGTGCTGCGGCCCGGCGGCTGCCTGCTCATCGGCGAGCGGCGCCTGCGCAGGGCCGGCGGCCACGGCCTGACCCCGGCCGACGCCGACAGCGTGGTCGACCTCCTGCGGTCGCTCGGGTACGAGGACGTCTCCATCGCGTCCCACCGCGCGCTGCTGTCCACGATGCAGGTCGTATCGGCGACGGCCACCGGCGCCGCCTGA
- a CDS encoding EamA family transporter, with the protein MALLLALGSGLSFGAADFAGGLAAKRSHAVSVTLVSQAVGVVVLVLLMGALPGRPSAAAFTTGALAGVAGALSLVAYLRALALGPMGVVSPLASVAGVMVPVAAGVALGERPTLLAAVGIVLGVVAVTIVAAGRRVERRAALSTGPLLALLGGAGFGVFFVLLDRTPDGSGLWPFVGARASSLVMLGLIVAVGRAGLPSREAMPLVALSGGLDMLANVMFLLAARTGLLTIAALLTSMYPIVVVVLARHLLAERLGRPQQLAVGLSLAAVGVITVA; encoded by the coding sequence ATGGCTCTGCTGCTGGCACTGGGCTCCGGGTTGAGCTTCGGCGCCGCCGACTTCGCCGGAGGGTTGGCCGCGAAGCGGTCACATGCGGTGTCGGTCACGTTGGTGTCGCAGGCCGTCGGCGTCGTCGTGCTCGTCCTGCTGATGGGTGCGCTACCCGGCCGGCCGTCCGCGGCGGCCTTCACGACCGGTGCGTTGGCGGGCGTCGCCGGCGCGCTGAGCCTCGTCGCCTACCTGCGCGCGCTCGCCCTCGGACCGATGGGCGTGGTGTCGCCGCTCGCCTCGGTTGCCGGCGTCATGGTCCCGGTCGCGGCGGGTGTCGCGCTGGGTGAGCGGCCGACGCTGCTTGCCGCCGTCGGCATCGTGCTCGGCGTCGTCGCCGTCACCATCGTGGCGGCGGGGCGCCGGGTCGAACGGCGCGCCGCGCTGTCGACGGGTCCGCTGCTCGCGTTACTCGGTGGCGCCGGCTTCGGCGTGTTCTTCGTCCTGCTCGACCGGACGCCCGACGGGTCCGGGCTGTGGCCGTTCGTCGGGGCGCGGGCCTCGTCGCTGGTCATGCTCGGCCTGATCGTGGCCGTGGGGCGGGCAGGGCTGCCATCCCGCGAGGCGATGCCGCTCGTCGCTTTGTCGGGCGGCCTCGACATGCTCGCCAACGTCATGTTCCTGCTGGCCGCGCGGACGGGACTGCTGACGATCGCCGCATTGCTCACATCGATGTACCCCATCGTCGTCGTGGTACTGGCCAGGCACCTGCTGGCCGAGCGCCTGGGCCGACCCCAGCAGCTCGCCGTCGGGTTGTCGTTGGCGGCGGTCGGGGTGATCACCGTCGCGTGA
- a CDS encoding XRE family transcriptional regulator, which yields MQEPEVLAAAIGRNVRRLRRRRDLTLDQLAERAGVSKGTVIGVEQSRANPSIATLCRIADALGVGVVTLIDPGQDPQVRIKRGTDTPTLWTSKEGSRALFLMGTDPPDIVELWDWRLAPGDTFDGGAHPEGTVELLHVLEGVLAVRIGTERHELMAGDTILFDAVLTHSYDNPGDRPNRFFMSVVQRGDAHLVPPGDIGPVRS from the coding sequence GTGCAGGAACCGGAGGTGCTCGCTGCGGCGATCGGCCGCAACGTGCGCCGGCTGCGCCGGCGCCGTGACCTGACCCTGGACCAGCTCGCGGAGCGCGCGGGTGTCAGCAAGGGCACCGTGATCGGCGTCGAGCAGTCACGCGCCAACCCGAGCATTGCCACGCTGTGCCGCATCGCCGACGCGCTGGGCGTCGGGGTCGTCACGCTGATCGACCCGGGCCAGGACCCCCAGGTCCGCATCAAGCGGGGAACCGACACGCCCACCCTGTGGACCAGCAAGGAGGGCAGCCGCGCGCTGTTCCTGATGGGCACCGACCCGCCCGACATCGTCGAGCTCTGGGACTGGCGCCTCGCACCCGGCGACACCTTCGACGGAGGCGCCCATCCCGAGGGCACCGTCGAGCTCCTGCACGTGCTGGAGGGCGTGCTGGCGGTGCGGATCGGCACCGAGCGCCATGAGCTCATGGCGGGCGACACCATTCTCTTCGACGCCGTGCTGACCCACAGCTACGACAACCCCGGCGACCGACCGAACCGCTTCTTCATGAGCGTCGTGCAGCGGGGCGACGCCCACCTCGTGCCGCCCGGGGACATCGGGCCAGTCCGGTCGTAG
- a CDS encoding enoyl-CoA hydratase-related protein — translation MTITRTVDDGIAVLTLDDGKVNALTAEEFAALDAALDDCADDAAVVLCGREGVLSAGLDRTLLTGEPADLHRLAAALTRTTMRLWTEPRPVVAAATGHAIAAGTILALACDHVVAADGDFRWGLNETAIGLVLPPWVVDLARSNVRADRLEGLLLPGRLVDAREALEVGFADELAPPDEVRTRALARAAVLAKLPRPVYAANKQRLRGAAARTALDALEEAPPVLRV, via the coding sequence ATGACGATCACGCGTACTGTCGATGACGGCATCGCCGTGCTGACGCTGGACGACGGGAAGGTCAACGCGCTGACCGCGGAGGAGTTCGCGGCGCTCGACGCGGCGCTCGACGACTGTGCGGACGACGCGGCGGTGGTGCTGTGCGGTCGCGAGGGCGTGCTGTCCGCCGGACTGGACCGCACACTGCTGACCGGAGAGCCCGCGGACCTGCACCGGCTTGCCGCCGCGCTGACCCGCACCACGATGCGGCTGTGGACCGAGCCGCGTCCCGTCGTGGCCGCTGCGACCGGACACGCGATCGCCGCGGGCACGATCCTCGCGCTGGCGTGCGACCACGTCGTGGCCGCCGACGGCGACTTCCGGTGGGGGCTCAATGAGACGGCGATCGGACTCGTGCTGCCGCCGTGGGTGGTCGACCTGGCCCGCAGCAACGTGCGCGCCGACCGGCTCGAGGGCCTGCTGCTGCCCGGACGGCTGGTGGATGCGCGCGAAGCGCTGGAGGTCGGCTTCGCCGACGAGCTCGCACCCCCCGACGAGGTGCGGACGCGTGCGCTGGCCCGGGCCGCGGTGCTCGCGAAGCTGCCGCGGCCCGTCTACGCCGCGAACAAGCAGCGGCTGCGCGGTGCGGCGGCGCGGACCGCGCTGGATGCGCTCGAGGAGGCGCCGCCGGTCCTACGCGTGTAG
- the rpiA gene encoding ribose 5-phosphate isomerase A, whose translation MQQWWEPTDRQSVVELLEDPARAAAASAAAARVRPDMALGLGSGRALWATMELLARREELEGTAVVSASSITDRLAKDYGFSLFALDGEARPDIYIDGADEVGPDGGLLKGHGNALLREKLITVAARYVVVVVETRKLVERLGHQCTLPVEVVRFGWMDTLRRLRERVAEVTVRTNDGVPLVTDEGNHLFEVRIEPGTDVVALAADLERTVGVIEHGLFLDKADEVLVGAPDGSVDVLRQSRVPHRAGGCDDDDHAYCR comes from the coding sequence ATGCAGCAGTGGTGGGAGCCGACGGACCGTCAATCCGTCGTCGAGCTGCTCGAAGATCCGGCGCGCGCGGCGGCCGCATCCGCAGCGGCGGCGCGCGTGCGACCCGACATGGCCCTCGGGCTCGGTTCCGGGCGCGCGCTGTGGGCGACGATGGAGCTGCTCGCACGACGCGAGGAGCTGGAGGGCACCGCTGTGGTTTCGGCGTCGTCGATCACGGACCGGCTGGCCAAGGACTACGGCTTCTCGTTGTTCGCCCTCGACGGCGAGGCTCGGCCCGACATCTACATCGACGGCGCCGACGAGGTCGGACCCGACGGAGGGTTGCTCAAGGGACACGGCAACGCGCTGCTGCGTGAGAAGCTGATCACCGTGGCCGCCCGATATGTGGTCGTCGTGGTGGAGACGCGCAAGCTCGTCGAGCGGCTCGGACACCAGTGCACGCTGCCGGTCGAGGTCGTGCGCTTCGGTTGGATGGACACGTTGCGGCGACTGCGGGAGCGCGTCGCAGAGGTGACGGTCCGGACCAACGACGGCGTCCCGCTCGTGACGGATGAGGGCAACCACCTGTTCGAGGTCCGCATCGAGCCGGGCACCGACGTCGTGGCGTTGGCCGCGGACCTGGAGCGTACCGTCGGCGTCATCGAGCACGGACTGTTCCTGGACAAGGCCGACGAGGTCCTCGTCGGCGCGCCGGATGGCAGCGTCGACGTCCTCCGACAGAGCCGGGTCCCGCATCGGGCAGGGGGGTGTGACGATGACGATCACGCGTACTGTCGATGA
- a CDS encoding 5-methyltetrahydropteroyltriglutamate--homocysteine S-methyltransferase codes for MTARTTPPFRADHVGSLLRPKALLQAREDHKAGTISDEELRSVEDAAIAEAIRMQEDVGLRSATDGEFRRASWHMDFIYQLGGVRTVEGNITVKFRNREGGLEFTPAALRVDEPITLRAPIFADAFGFVQDNVTTAIPKLTIPSPSMIHYRGGRASIDESVYPDLDEFWSDLTTAYADEVAALYDRGCRYLQFDDVSLAYLNDPAQREHVRQMGGDPDRQHIEYIGHINEAIAGRPDDMAITTHMCRGNFQSSWVAEGGYDHVAEALFNVLDVDGFFMEWDDERSGGFEPLRFVPPTKTVVLGLVTTKTGALEDPDDLKRRIEDASQYVDIDQLCLSPQCGFASTSEGNALTHDDQVAKLRLIVDTAAEVWG; via the coding sequence GTGACCGCGCGCACCACGCCACCATTCCGAGCCGATCATGTCGGATCGCTGCTGCGTCCCAAGGCGCTGCTCCAGGCCCGCGAGGATCACAAGGCGGGCACGATCAGCGACGAGGAGCTGCGCAGCGTCGAGGACGCCGCGATCGCCGAGGCCATACGCATGCAGGAGGACGTCGGCCTGCGGTCGGCGACCGACGGGGAGTTCCGGCGCGCCTCGTGGCACATGGACTTCATCTACCAGCTCGGTGGGGTCAGGACCGTCGAGGGCAACATCACGGTCAAGTTCCGCAACCGCGAGGGTGGCCTGGAGTTCACGCCGGCAGCGCTGCGCGTCGACGAGCCGATCACACTCAGGGCGCCGATCTTCGCTGACGCGTTCGGCTTCGTGCAGGACAACGTCACCACCGCGATCCCGAAGCTGACGATCCCCTCACCGAGCATGATCCACTACCGGGGTGGTCGAGCGTCGATCGACGAGTCGGTGTATCCGGACCTCGACGAGTTCTGGAGCGACCTGACCACCGCGTACGCCGACGAGGTGGCCGCGCTGTACGACCGGGGCTGCCGCTACCTGCAGTTCGACGACGTCAGCCTCGCCTACCTCAACGATCCGGCCCAGCGCGAGCACGTCCGCCAGATGGGCGGCGACCCCGACCGCCAGCACATCGAGTACATCGGCCACATCAACGAGGCGATCGCGGGGCGGCCCGACGACATGGCGATCACCACCCACATGTGCCGCGGCAACTTCCAGTCGTCGTGGGTCGCCGAGGGCGGCTACGACCATGTCGCCGAGGCACTGTTCAACGTGCTCGACGTCGACGGCTTCTTCATGGAATGGGACGACGAGCGCTCCGGCGGGTTCGAGCCGCTGCGCTTCGTGCCGCCCACCAAGACCGTCGTGCTCGGGCTGGTCACGACCAAGACCGGCGCGCTCGAGGACCCCGACGACCTCAAACGGCGCATCGAGGACGCCTCGCAGTACGTCGACATCGACCAGCTGTGCCTGTCCCCCCAGTGCGGCTTCGCCTCGACCTCTGAGGGCAACGCCCTGACGCATGACGACCAGGTCGCGAAGCTCCGCCTGATCGTCGACACCGCGGCGGAGGTCTGGGGATAG
- a CDS encoding MBL fold metallo-hydrolase, translating into MRAVNVYAVVDGDDLTLIDGGWALEASRRQLERSLVELDRELGDITRFLVTHIHRDHYTQAVAMRREFGTTVSLGAGERHSLELLHRPDRRPLDTQLRRMDAAGATPLVEALKARRRERTVDLTDWQLPDNWIADGATLRIGDRELRATRTPGHTQGHVVFADESNGVLFAGDHVLPHITPSIALEPVDATLPLADYMTSLAALRGRADMWLLPAHGPVTASVHARVDELLDHHRERLDATAAAVASGASTAYETARALRWTQRGTAFAELDEFNQMLAVSETLAHLDLLVARGRLERTGASTGLRYEVPR; encoded by the coding sequence CTGCGCGCGGTCAACGTCTACGCGGTCGTGGACGGCGACGACCTTACGTTGATCGATGGCGGATGGGCGCTCGAGGCGTCTCGGCGACAGCTCGAGCGGTCGCTTGTCGAGCTCGACCGCGAGCTCGGTGACATCACGCGCTTCCTGGTCACGCACATCCATCGGGACCACTACACCCAGGCGGTCGCCATGCGACGGGAGTTCGGCACGACCGTCAGCCTGGGCGCCGGGGAGCGCCACTCGCTCGAACTGCTGCACCGCCCTGACCGTCGCCCGCTCGACACCCAGTTGCGCCGCATGGACGCCGCCGGCGCGACACCGCTCGTCGAGGCACTGAAGGCCCGGCGGCGGGAGCGAACGGTCGACCTGACGGACTGGCAGCTGCCCGACAACTGGATCGCCGACGGGGCCACGCTGCGGATCGGCGATCGGGAGCTGCGGGCGACCCGGACACCCGGCCACACCCAGGGCCACGTCGTGTTCGCGGACGAGTCCAACGGGGTGCTGTTCGCGGGCGACCACGTGCTGCCGCACATCACGCCGTCGATCGCGCTCGAGCCGGTCGACGCCACCCTGCCGCTGGCCGACTACATGACGTCGCTCGCGGCCCTGCGCGGCCGTGCGGACATGTGGCTGCTGCCGGCGCACGGGCCGGTGACCGCCAGCGTGCACGCACGGGTCGACGAGCTGCTCGACCACCACCGCGAGCGGTTGGACGCCACGGCCGCCGCGGTCGCGTCCGGCGCGTCGACCGCGTACGAGACCGCCAGGGCACTGCGCTGGACGCAGCGTGGGACCGCGTTCGCCGAGCTCGACGAGTTCAACCAGATGCTCGCGGTCAGCGAGACGCTGGCGCACCTGGACCTCCTCGTCGCGCGGGGACGGCTGGAGCGCACCGGCGCCAGCACCGGACTGCGGTACGAGGTCCCGCGCTGA
- a CDS encoding PHB depolymerase family esterase — MTDDARPHGMLGRMREATRLTRAGRLHDATALIQRTLRGVGGADVPGGPGRTTGAAAPTRVTSTVVRTERTGGAVPLAPPVGSATTSPGRFLTESMTTRAGTRTYKVFVPGAASATAMPLLVMLHGCTQDADDFAAGTRMNALAERHGFVVAYPEQSRQANPSRCWNWFEPADQSRDRGEPSLIADIARTVTATAPIDPSRVHVAGMSAGGAMAAILGAVHPDLFAAIGVHSGLAHGAATDLPSALQAMKQGGAGTARTGPGTPAIVFHGDLDRTVHRGNAEQVLRQATAHVTHPLLTVHERAGAGGREATRYIYRAPDGMTLAEGWSVQGLGHAWSGGDPEGSHTDPAGPDASAEMVRFFDEHPHPG; from the coding sequence TTGACCGACGACGCTCGACCGCACGGCATGCTCGGACGCATGCGTGAGGCCACGAGGCTCACGCGGGCCGGACGGCTCCACGACGCGACCGCGCTCATCCAGCGGACCCTGCGGGGTGTCGGTGGCGCGGACGTTCCCGGCGGTCCCGGGCGGACCACCGGCGCCGCTGCGCCGACACGGGTCACCAGCACAGTGGTGCGGACCGAGCGGACCGGCGGAGCCGTTCCTCTCGCGCCGCCGGTCGGGTCCGCAACGACCTCGCCCGGACGGTTCCTGACGGAATCGATGACGACCCGGGCCGGGACCCGCACCTACAAGGTCTTCGTGCCGGGCGCGGCGTCGGCGACCGCGATGCCGCTGCTCGTCATGCTCCACGGGTGCACGCAGGACGCGGACGACTTCGCGGCAGGGACGCGGATGAACGCGCTGGCCGAGCGGCACGGGTTCGTCGTCGCCTACCCGGAGCAGTCGCGCCAGGCCAACCCGTCCCGGTGCTGGAACTGGTTCGAGCCGGCCGACCAGAGCCGGGACCGTGGCGAGCCGTCGCTCATCGCCGACATCGCTCGCACCGTGACAGCGACGGCACCCATCGATCCCTCGCGGGTCCACGTCGCCGGCATGTCGGCGGGCGGCGCGATGGCGGCGATCCTCGGAGCGGTGCATCCTGATCTGTTCGCTGCGATCGGCGTGCACTCCGGTCTGGCGCACGGCGCCGCGACGGACCTGCCCTCCGCGCTGCAGGCGATGAAGCAGGGTGGCGCCGGGACCGCCCGGACCGGTCCGGGCACGCCGGCGATCGTCTTCCACGGCGATCTGGACCGGACCGTCCACCGCGGCAACGCCGAGCAGGTCCTGCGGCAGGCCACGGCCCACGTCACCCATCCGCTGCTGACCGTCCATGAACGCGCCGGCGCCGGTGGCCGCGAGGCCACGCGGTACATCTACCGGGCGCCGGACGGGATGACGCTCGCCGAGGGCTGGTCGGTCCAGGGCCTGGGCCACGCCTGGTCAGGCGGCGACCCTGAGGGCTCGCACACCGACCCCGCCGGCCCGGACGCCTCGGCGGAGATGGTGCGGTTCTTCGACGAGCATCCGCACCCCGGTTGA
- a CDS encoding DsbA family protein, whose translation MRTFTVTWDYRCPFARNANEHVVEGLLAGADWDVTFVPFSLGQVHVSEGEPPIWDRPDDDSGLLAMQVGTTVRDLDPGRFPALHRDLFAVRHDHGGDLRDEDALREVLDRHGVDAGAVFAQVDDGRAIKAVRMAHERAATEHTVWGVPTFISGDRAVFIRLMHRADGDVDASVATIERVLDLMDGFADLNEFKHTTIPR comes from the coding sequence ATGCGCACCTTCACCGTCACCTGGGACTACCGCTGCCCGTTCGCCCGCAACGCCAACGAGCACGTCGTCGAGGGCCTGCTCGCCGGCGCGGACTGGGACGTCACGTTTGTGCCGTTCTCGCTGGGACAGGTGCACGTCTCGGAGGGTGAGCCGCCCATCTGGGACCGTCCCGACGACGACTCCGGGCTGCTGGCGATGCAGGTCGGCACGACCGTGCGCGACCTGGACCCTGGGCGCTTCCCCGCCCTCCACCGCGACCTGTTCGCGGTCCGCCACGACCACGGCGGTGACCTGCGCGACGAGGACGCGCTGCGGGAGGTGCTCGATCGGCACGGGGTCGACGCGGGGGCCGTGTTCGCGCAGGTCGACGACGGTCGGGCGATCAAGGCCGTCCGCATGGCCCACGAGCGGGCGGCGACCGAGCATACCGTCTGGGGCGTCCCCACGTTCATCTCCGGTGACCGGGCGGTGTTCATCCGGCTCATGCACCGCGCCGACGGCGACGTCGACGCCTCGGTGGCGACGATCGAGCGGGTGCTCGACCTGATGGACGGCTTCGCCGACCTCAACGAGTTCAAGCACACCACCATCCCGCGCTGA
- a CDS encoding 1,4-dihydroxy-2-naphthoyl-CoA synthase, which translates to MVSDLFDRDRWRVVDGFDDLHDVTYHRAVDQGTVRVAIDRPEVRNAFRPGTVDELHRVLDHARQTSDVGCVLLTGNGPSPKDGGWAFCSGGDQRMRGRDGYRYAARDTADSIDPARMGRLHILEVQRLIRFMPKVVICVVPGWAAGGGHSLHVVADLTIASRQHARFKQTDLDVASFDGGFGSAYLAKQVGQKFAREIFFLGDEYSAEDAYRMGMVNAVVDHVELESTALAWAAKINGKSPTATRMLKLAMNMTDDGLIGQQLFAGEATRLAYMTDEAREGRDAFLEKRTPDWSAFPHHY; encoded by the coding sequence ATGGTGTCCGATCTGTTCGACCGCGATCGCTGGCGGGTCGTCGACGGGTTCGACGACCTCCACGACGTGACCTACCACCGTGCCGTCGACCAGGGCACGGTGCGCGTGGCGATCGACCGTCCGGAGGTACGCAACGCGTTCAGGCCCGGCACGGTCGACGAGTTGCACCGGGTCCTCGACCACGCCCGGCAGACGTCCGACGTGGGATGCGTGCTGCTCACCGGCAACGGGCCGTCACCGAAGGACGGCGGGTGGGCGTTCTGCTCCGGCGGCGACCAGCGGATGCGTGGGCGCGACGGATACCGCTACGCCGCGCGCGACACGGCCGACTCGATCGACCCGGCGCGCATGGGCCGGTTGCACATCCTCGAGGTCCAGCGCCTGATCCGGTTCATGCCGAAGGTGGTCATCTGCGTCGTTCCGGGGTGGGCGGCCGGTGGTGGGCATTCGCTGCACGTCGTGGCGGACCTGACGATCGCCAGCCGGCAGCACGCCCGGTTCAAGCAGACCGACCTCGACGTCGCGTCGTTCGACGGGGGGTTCGGCTCGGCGTACCTCGCGAAGCAGGTCGGGCAGAAGTTCGCGCGCGAGATCTTCTTCCTCGGTGACGAGTACTCCGCCGAGGACGCGTACCGCATGGGCATGGTCAACGCCGTCGTCGATCACGTCGAGCTCGAGTCGACGGCGCTCGCGTGGGCGGCGAAGATCAACGGCAAGAGCCCGACCGCCACGCGCATGCTCAAGCTCGCCATGAACATGACCGACGACGGCCTCATCGGCCAGCAGCTGTTCGCCGGCGAGGCAACCAGGTTGGCCTACATGACCGACGAGGCGCGCGAGGGCCGCGACGCGTTCCTGGAGAAGCGCACTCCCGACTGGTCGGCCTTCCCCCACCACTACTGA
- the idi gene encoding isopentenyl-diphosphate Delta-isomerase, producing the protein MLALFESEHVLRRVRDHPDIELGRARGTCRREPRGRGLTVSDDVDDAVVLLRADAAVIGSMDKLAAHQRATRHLAFSVVLFASDGRVLLQRRAASKYHFAGRWSNTCCSHPRPGEPLRAAGRRRTREELGFDPGPLEVRGAFWYEARDPASGLVEHEYDVVLVGGVDTAALDRDRFDRADIEATALNALDAVRAACAESPRDFTPWLPDVLDIATGRPRPIAVDVPY; encoded by the coding sequence GTGCTCGCGCTGTTCGAGTCTGAGCACGTGCTGCGGAGGGTGCGCGACCACCCCGACATCGAGCTTGGGCGAGCTCGGGGCACGTGCCGGCGCGAGCCGCGCGGCCGTGGCCTGACCGTGTCCGACGACGTGGACGACGCCGTCGTGCTGCTCCGCGCCGATGCGGCGGTCATCGGGTCCATGGACAAGCTGGCCGCGCACCAGCGCGCGACACGGCACCTGGCGTTCTCGGTCGTGCTGTTCGCCTCCGACGGACGTGTGCTCCTGCAACGCCGCGCGGCGAGCAAGTACCACTTCGCTGGCCGCTGGTCGAACACATGTTGCAGTCACCCGCGCCCGGGTGAGCCGCTGCGTGCGGCCGGGCGCCGGCGCACCCGCGAGGAGCTCGGGTTCGATCCGGGTCCGCTCGAGGTACGGGGTGCCTTCTGGTACGAGGCGCGTGATCCGGCGTCCGGCCTCGTCGAGCACGAGTACGACGTCGTGCTCGTCGGCGGGGTGGACACCGCGGCGCTCGACCGCGACCGGTTCGACCGCGCCGACATCGAGGCCACCGCGCTGAACGCCCTCGACGCGGTGCGCGCCGCCTGCGCCGAATCGCCCCGCGATTTCACCCCCTGGCTGCCGGACGTGCTCGACATCGCAACCGGTCGGCCCAGGCCGATCGCTGTCGATGTCCCGTACTGA
- a CDS encoding GTP-binding protein → MSSAQVTDADVRAAAARRRTFAIISHPDAGKTTLTEKFLLFAGAVQEAGAVRSRRQARTTTSDWMELEQQRGISISSTALHFTNGGWCFNLLDTPGHADFSEDTYRTLCAADAAVMVLDAARGPEPQTLKLFGVCRDRGLPIVTFVNKCDHPGLPPLEVLDQTSDQIALAPAPWTLARRVDAADAPALRTARRLQLVEDHRGARAVRV, encoded by the coding sequence GTGTCCAGTGCCCAGGTGACGGACGCCGATGTGCGTGCTGCCGCCGCGCGTCGGCGCACGTTCGCCATCATCAGCCACCCCGACGCGGGCAAGACCACCCTCACCGAGAAGTTCCTGCTGTTCGCCGGCGCCGTCCAGGAGGCCGGCGCCGTCAGGTCTCGCAGGCAGGCGCGGACGACGACCAGTGACTGGATGGAGCTCGAGCAGCAGCGGGGCATCTCGATCTCGTCGACCGCACTGCACTTCACCAACGGCGGGTGGTGCTTCAACCTGCTCGACACGCCCGGCCACGCCGACTTCAGTGAGGACACCTATCGCACGCTGTGTGCCGCAGACGCCGCTGTCATGGTGCTCGATGCCGCACGAGGGCCGGAGCCACAGACGCTGAAGCTGTTCGGGGTCTGCCGCGATCGCGGCCTGCCGATCGTGACGTTCGTCAACAAGTGCGATCATCCTGGGCTGCCCCCGCTGGAGGTGCTCGACCAGACCTCCGACCAGATCGCACTCGCGCCGGCTCCCTGGACGCTGGCCCGACGGGTCGACGCCGCCGACGCCCCGGCGCTGCGCACGGCTCGCCGCCTGCAGCTGGTCGAGGACCACCGCGGTGCTCGCGCTGTTCGAGTCTGA
- a CDS encoding LLM class flavin-dependent oxidoreductase: MVRFSYVQVPDYPLADCIENIRAADELGFYACYSVDETWHKDMWLLFAAAADKTSTIRMGPNVTHVILREPTLIAQQLATLDELTNGRAEAVVSFGNLGLLHQYGIDWRQMKPLSRLREGMHVLRTFLDDGTITFDGEFFSYSGLYTFARPVQERVPLKLGGMGGPKSFELAGEIADGLHHALGYSRENYDYVAEHFRAGAQQAGRDADDLDLGAWLCMSVGEDSQAAKDAARIMVAFYISSMPESQLQRHGLEASELQPIVDALGEGKVDKAIEMTSPELAATLSVAGTPEECVEQLQADILPTGVNHVIAALTDPALVELFTGRQITDVPDTKGQLQLIADRMMPALG; the protein is encoded by the coding sequence ATGGTGAGGTTCAGCTACGTCCAGGTCCCCGACTATCCGTTGGCCGACTGCATCGAGAACATCCGGGCGGCTGACGAGCTCGGGTTCTACGCCTGCTACAGCGTCGACGAGACCTGGCACAAGGACATGTGGCTGCTGTTCGCGGCCGCGGCAGACAAGACGAGCACGATCCGGATGGGCCCGAACGTCACGCACGTGATCCTGCGGGAACCGACGCTCATCGCCCAGCAGCTGGCGACCCTCGACGAGCTGACCAACGGCCGCGCCGAGGCCGTCGTCAGCTTCGGCAACCTCGGGCTGCTGCACCAGTACGGCATCGACTGGAGGCAGATGAAGCCGTTGTCGCGCCTGCGCGAGGGCATGCACGTCCTCCGGACCTTCCTCGACGACGGCACGATCACATTCGACGGTGAGTTCTTCAGCTACTCGGGGCTGTACACGTTCGCGCGTCCGGTCCAGGAGCGGGTGCCGCTGAAGCTGGGTGGGATGGGCGGACCGAAGTCGTTCGAGCTGGCCGGCGAGATCGCCGACGGGCTGCACCACGCGCTGGGCTACTCGCGCGAGAACTACGACTACGTCGCCGAGCACTTCCGCGCCGGCGCACAGCAGGCCGGTCGGGACGCCGACGACCTTGATCTCGGGGCGTGGTTGTGCATGTCGGTCGGCGAGGACTCGCAGGCCGCGAAGGACGCCGCGCGCATCATGGTGGCCTTCTACATCTCCTCCATGCCGGAGAGCCAGCTGCAGCGCCACGGTCTGGAGGCGTCCGAGTTGCAGCCGATCGTCGATGCGCTGGGCGAGGGCAAGGTCGACAAGGCGATCGAGATGACCAGCCCCGAGCTGGCCGCGACCCTGTCGGTCGCCGGCACCCCCGAGGAGTGCGTCGAGCAGCTGCAGGCCGACATCCTGCCGACGGGCGTCAACCACGTGATCGCCGCGCTGACGGACCCCGCGCTCGTGGAGCTGTTCACGGGCAGGCAGATCACGGACGTGCCCGACACCAAGGGACAGCTGCAGCTGATCGCCGACCGGATGATGCCAGCCCTGGGCTAG